A genomic segment from Caldalkalibacillus thermarum encodes:
- a CDS encoding DUF4387 domain-containing protein gives MGQEIRQKEKKTLAELAAVIRSKNAGPFEITFDILFDNACYYRRVKESGVLTRSSICQLYSARAEDVVCLEYFDQALGIKVTLRRHHPSGSAGERDTYGAQQHVPLLTIEIPDFFAPPSWPGVTVT, from the coding sequence ATGGGTCAGGAGATCCGTCAAAAGGAGAAGAAAACGCTGGCCGAACTGGCTGCCGTGATCCGCAGCAAAAATGCGGGGCCCTTTGAAATTACGTTTGACATTCTCTTTGACAATGCCTGCTATTACCGGCGGGTCAAAGAGAGTGGCGTGTTGACCCGCAGCTCTATCTGTCAACTGTATTCTGCGAGGGCAGAGGACGTGGTTTGTCTGGAATATTTTGACCAAGCCCTGGGAATTAAAGTTACCTTACGGCGTCATCATCCATCCGGTTCAGCAGGGGAGAGGGATACTTACGGAGCACAGCAGCATGTTCCATTGCTCACGATAGAGATTCCTGATTTTTTTGCGCCCCCTTCTTGGCCAGGGGTAACCGTGACATAG
- a CDS encoding acyclic terpene utilization AtuA family protein: MKEIRILSPQGMLGYGYPSSSFEEGLQASPDMIAVDAGSTDGGPHRLGLGMGGVSRYATKKDLQPLILAAKERHIPLIIGSAGGSGAGKRVDWLLDIVKEIAKEQGLRLKVATIYADINKQWLYQRWQEGKVDPVDSAPPLSAESIKETTALVAQMGVEPYLEALKEKPDIIIGGRTYDPVMSAALPILNGMDPGLAFHLGKILECGALAATPGTAKDGMLGILRDGHFLVQPLNPERKCTAQSVAAHTMYEKSHPYYLHGPGGMLDLSECRFEQVDERTVKVSGSRFIPSESYTVKVEGVRQDGFRTVLICGIRDPYLLQQLDEVLAQVQDEVRSYFDQTSFQMFFKVYGRDGVMGAWEPEREALGHEVGLVAEVVAGTQEMADSICAYTRSLLMHFDYKGRVSTAGNLALPFAPPEFSAGPVFSFSVYHAVTIDDPLSLFPVKYVELRGE; encoded by the coding sequence ATGAAAGAAATAAGGATCCTTTCCCCCCAGGGGATGCTGGGCTATGGCTATCCCTCTTCATCCTTTGAAGAAGGATTACAAGCCTCCCCTGATATGATTGCGGTTGATGCCGGTTCCACAGACGGGGGCCCCCATCGTCTGGGGCTGGGCATGGGGGGAGTGAGCCGCTATGCTACTAAAAAAGATCTGCAGCCATTAATTCTTGCCGCGAAGGAAAGGCACATCCCTTTGATCATTGGCTCTGCCGGAGGGTCCGGCGCCGGGAAAAGAGTGGACTGGCTGCTGGATATTGTTAAGGAAATTGCCAAGGAGCAAGGCCTTAGGCTTAAGGTAGCCACTATTTATGCAGATATAAATAAACAGTGGCTGTATCAACGCTGGCAGGAAGGAAAAGTCGATCCTGTAGATTCTGCTCCGCCTTTGTCAGCAGAGAGTATCAAGGAAACAACGGCTTTGGTGGCTCAGATGGGTGTGGAACCTTATCTGGAAGCATTGAAGGAAAAACCTGATATCATTATCGGTGGAAGAACATACGATCCGGTGATGAGTGCAGCACTGCCCATATTAAACGGTATGGATCCAGGTCTGGCCTTCCATTTGGGCAAAATTCTGGAGTGCGGAGCATTGGCCGCCACACCGGGAACGGCCAAAGACGGAATGTTGGGCATTCTCCGCGACGGCCATTTCTTGGTCCAGCCATTAAATCCTGAGCGAAAATGTACCGCCCAATCGGTCGCGGCTCATACCATGTATGAAAAATCTCATCCGTACTACCTTCACGGGCCTGGTGGGATGCTTGACCTGTCAGAGTGCCGTTTTGAACAGGTCGATGAACGGACTGTGAAAGTATCGGGAAGCCGCTTTATCCCATCAGAGTCATATACCGTTAAAGTGGAGGGGGTCAGACAAGATGGATTTCGAACCGTATTAATTTGTGGTATCAGGGATCCTTATTTACTTCAACAGTTAGATGAAGTGCTTGCCCAAGTTCAAGACGAGGTTCGTTCCTATTTTGACCAGACATCCTTTCAGATGTTTTTTAAGGTTTATGGGCGAGACGGGGTGATGGGAGCATGGGAGCCGGAGCGAGAAGCTCTTGGCCATGAAGTAGGGCTTGTTGCCGAAGTTGTGGCGGGAACTCAGGAGATGGCCGACAGTATTTGTGCTTACACCCGTTCACTACTCATGCATTTTGACTATAAGGGAAGAGTGTCCACTGCCGGAAATTTGGCACTTCCTTTTGCACCGCCTGAATTTTCAGCCGGCCCGGTTTTCTCATTTTCAGTTTATCATGCCGTGACCATTGATGATCCGCTCTCCCTTTTTCCAGTTAAATATGTTGAGCTGAGAGGTGAGTAA